The DNA sequence CAGCCCCGGGCCCTGGACATTCCCGCGACGGCCAGCGCGCTGCAGGTGATCCGCGATGTGATCGGCCTCACGGGTACCAAGGAGGGCTGCGGGATCGGCGAGTGCGGCGCATGCACCATCGAGGTGGACGGAAAAGCCGTCAATTCCTGCCTGATGCTGGGTGCCCAACTGGACGGCAGCGAGGTGCTGACCGTGGAGGGACTGGCCCCCGAGAGCGGACTGCACCCGCTGCAGGCGGCGTTCCTGGACCGGCACGGCGTGCAGTGCGGTTTCTGCACCCCCGGACTGTTGATGAGCACCCATGCCCTTTTGAGGGAAAACCCCCGCCCGGACCACGGGCAGGTTTCCAAGGCGATCGCGGGCAATATTTGCCGCTGCACCGGCTACCAGCAGATCTTCGCGTCAATTGCCGAGGCCGTCGGCCGCGGCGGCCGGGAGGGTGAGCCATGAGCGCGGCGGGCTATTTCAGGCCCCGGACGCTGTCCGAGGCCCTGACCTATCTGGCCGAAAACGCTGCTGGAATCGAAATCGTCGCCGGCGGCACCGACGTGATGGTGGACCTTCGGGCGGGGGCGATCACCCCCGAATGCCTGCTGGATGTCAGCCGCCTGGAGCCCCTGCGGGAGATCGCCCTGACCGCGGAGGGGCTTGCGGTGGGGGCGGCGGTGACCATCGCCGAGATCCAGCGCTCGCCGCTGATCAAAACCCACGCCCCGGCGCTTCAGAAAAGCACCGTCAACTTTGCCAGCCAGCAGATCCGAAATGTCGCCACCATCGGCGGCAATGTCGCCCACTGCTCCCCCTGCGGCGACACCCTGCCGGCGCTGGTGATTCACGAGGCCCGGGCGGTGCTGGCCAGCCCCCGCGGCGAACGCCTGGTGGCGGTCGAAGAGATCGCCTCGGGGCCCTACCTGTGCGCCCTGCCCAAAGACGAACTGATCGTGCGTTTCATACTCAAGCCCGCCGCGGTGGCCTTCGCCGATTTCCAGAAGATCGGGCGGCGCAAGGAGCTGGCCATCGCCCGGATGAGCATGGCCTACATGGCCAACAAGGACAGCGCGGGTCGGATCGGCTTCCTGCGCTTTTCGCTGGGATCCTGCACCCCCACCCCGCAGCGCATGCCGCGGGTGGAGGCGATGCTGCTGGGGCAGGTGCCCAGCGTCGGGCTGCTCTGGGAGGCTGGCCGGGTGCTGGCCGAAAACATGATCGCCATTACCGGCCGCAGGTCCTCGGCGGTCTACAAGGAGCCGGCGATCCAAGGGCTTTTCATGCGTATGCTGCATCCGATGGTGTGAACCATGGACCGAGAATTTAGAACGATTGGCCGGAGTATCCCGCGGGCGGGGGCGCTGGAAAAGCTCACCGGCAAAGCCCTCTTTGCCGCCGACATCGCGCTTCCCAGGCCCCTGGTGCTCAAGGCCCTGCGCAGCGTCCACGATCATGCCGAAGTGGTCGCCATCGATGTCGCCCAGGCCCTGGCGATCCCGGGGGTCGTGGGGGTCTTTACCGCCGCGGACATCCCCGGCAAAAACGCCCTGGGGATCATCAACAAGGACCAGCCGCTGCTGGCGGCCGACAAGGTGCGCTCCACGGCCGATGCCGTCGCCCTGGTGGCGGCCGAAACCAGAGAGGCCGCCCGGGCGGCCCTGGCTGCGATCGCGGTGACCTACAACCCGCTGCCGGCCGTGCTGGACCCCCTGGAGGCGCTTGAGCCCGACGCCCCCAAAATTCATCCCAAGGGCAACCTGCTCTTCACCCGCCGCATCCGCCGCGGTGACGCGGCCGGCGCCTTTGCCGGCTGCGCCAGCGTGATCGAGCAGACCTACCGCACCGCGATGATCGAACACAACTACCTGGAGCCCGATGCCGGGGCCGGCTTCGTGGACAGCGACGGTACCCTGGTGATCTACGCATCCACCCAGAACCCGCACTACGACCACAAGGAGGTGGTGTCGCTGCTGGGGCTTGCCGACCACCAGGTGCGGATCATCCAGGCGGCCACCGGCGGCGGGTTCGGCTCCAAGCTGGACCTCAACGTCCAGGGCTTCATCGGGCTGGCCCTGCATCACCTCAAGCGGCCGGTGCGCTATGTCTACAGCCGCGAGGAGGCCTACCGGGCGACCGCCAAGCGCCACCCCTTGACCCTGACCCTCAAGACCGGCACCGACGCCGAGGGGCGGCTGAAGGCCATCCGGGCGCGCATCGTCTGCGACACCGGCGCCTACGGTTCCTACGGGATCGCCGTGGCCTCGCGCGCGGCGGTGCATGTCAGCGGCCCCTACCAAATCCCCAACGTCGATATCGAGTGCCACTGCGTCTACACCAACAAGCCCTTCTGCGGCGCCATGCGCGGCTTCGGCGCC is a window from the Desulfobacteraceae bacterium genome containing:
- a CDS encoding (2Fe-2S)-binding protein, with amino-acid sequence MAFTLNGQPRALDIPATASALQVIRDVIGLTGTKEGCGIGECGACTIEVDGKAVNSCLMLGAQLDGSEVLTVEGLAPESGLHPLQAAFLDRHGVQCGFCTPGLLMSTHALLRENPRPDHGQVSKAIAGNICRCTGYQQIFASIAEAVGRGGREGEP
- a CDS encoding FAD binding domain-containing protein, with translation MSAAGYFRPRTLSEALTYLAENAAGIEIVAGGTDVMVDLRAGAITPECLLDVSRLEPLREIALTAEGLAVGAAVTIAEIQRSPLIKTHAPALQKSTVNFASQQIRNVATIGGNVAHCSPCGDTLPALVIHEARAVLASPRGERLVAVEEIASGPYLCALPKDELIVRFILKPAAVAFADFQKIGRRKELAIARMSMAYMANKDSAGRIGFLRFSLGSCTPTPQRMPRVEAMLLGQVPSVGLLWEAGRVLAENMIAITGRRSSAVYKEPAIQGLFMRMLHPMV